DNA from Rubripirellula lacrimiformis:
ATTTGTGGGTGGAAACGCTCAGTCCTAAGCACCGCCCGTTAGCGGATCGATGACGTGGGCGTTGGTTCGCTGGCCATCCGCTGTTGAACGTCTTGCAGTTGATCGAGCTGTTGGATCTGTTCCAACGACGACGTTCCCAGTCGGTTGGCGGCAGCCAGTGATCGGCGGGCCAGTTCTGCGTCGCCACTTTCGATCGCCAACGACGCGATCTCTAGGTGAGGTGCGGCGTCGTCGGGGTTTTTTTGGATCGCGCGGACAAAGCAGCGGCGGGCTTCGTCTGTGCGGCCAAGTTTTCGCATCGCGATCCCCTGCAACATATCGACCTGTGCTGGGGCGCCGTCGATCCCTACCCCGTCCTGCAATCGGTCCAGCGTTGCCAACAGCCGATCGTAGCGTCGTTGGCCCAAGTAGATCTCGGCCGCGTGCAGTTGGACCTCGGGATAGTCGGGCTGCAGAGCCAGAGCGCGATGATAGGCGGCAAGCGCCTCTTCGTCCTTTCCGCCGGCGCGAAGGCAGTCGCCGCGAAGGCACCATGCTTCCGGCGAATCTCGCTTGGATTGTAACGCCAACACACTGTGGGCGTCCGCGTCGGCGTCACGCCCAACGTCAAGGTACATGCGTCCCAGTCGTTCGACGAACTTGGGATCACGAGCGGAGAGGCGGACGGCTTGTTCCATCTGTTGGACGGCCAATTCGCGTTCGCCACGATTCCAATAGGCTTCGGCCAACCCCCAGTGGGCCCGGTCATCCGCTTTGGAAACCTGCAGCGCGTCGATGAACAGTGACTCGGCGATGTCCCAGCGACCTTGGTGGATGGCTTGGAACCCCTGACCGGATAGTCGGCGAGCGGCGATCGATTGCCGACTCTCGCCAAATCTTGCGATCGCGCGGCATCCGGGAAGGCAAAATACCCCCGCCACGACAATCGCCAAGCAGATTCGAAGAGGCAGCGGTTTCATCGGGCAGCCGAAAAGAGGAACAGATACAAGGTCGGTACCAAAATTCAGCGCCAGACGGCAAGATGGGTGGATCGACGCCGGTGTTTGCTCACCGGCGATTCCCGTGCCCCGAAACCCGGTTTGATGTTCACCCATGCCCGCGACGTTTGAAGCTTTGGGATTGAAGTTCTTGTATCCCGACAACTGGAAGATCGCCGAACGTGCATCCGACGAAGGCATTGAAGGGACGACCTTTGACCTGCCGACCGGCGGTTTCTTTAGCATCGAACGGGCGCGAGGATTGGCGTCCAACGACGAACTGATCGAAAACATCCAAGCGGCGATCGCCAAAGAATACGGCGAGGTGGAAGTAGACCCCGTCGAAATGGACGACGCCCTTCCCGGGGAACAGACGGTCGATTTCAGGTTCTATTACCTGGACCTTGTCATCGTTTCGCGGCTGATGATCGCGCGCATCGACGACTGGAAATTCGTCATCCAGATGCAGGCCGAAAGCCGTGATTTCGAGGCCAACGAATTGGTGATGGCCGCGATCCTGAAACAAATCCGCGGCTAGCTGCCTATGGGTAGGCTGAGAAAACGGCGGGCCGGTTAGACCAGGTCGTGTTTGCGTTTTTTGCGGCGGTTCTTGCTGCATTCGCGACAGACGCCTTGAATGATCATCCGGTGGCTGGCGACGCGGAAACCCAGGTCGGCTGCCACATCGTCGCGGATCTGCATCAGCGTTTCGCTCTGGAATTCCAGCAGCTTGCGACAACGGGTGCAATAAAGATGGTCATGCTGGGGATAGCCATAATCCAGTTCAAAGACCGTTCGGCCGTCCAACTGGAAACTGTTCAGCAGCCCCGCATCGACAAATTCACGTAGCGTTCGATACACGGTCGCAGGGCTGACATAGTTGTCTTCCCCACGACGCGGCAGCCGGTCGATCAATTCGTCGGCGTCGAAATGGTCGTGTTCGCTAAAAACGCGGTCGATCAAAAATTTCCGCTGGCTTGTCTGCCGGAGCCCACGCGTCTGCAGGTATTCTTCGAATCGCTCTTGAGGTGAGAGCGAGACGTCTAGTGGTTGCAGGGATTCGGGCGAAGCAGACACAGCGGATTCATCAGTTCTCGAGACGCGGATGGAACGGCAACGTTACCAGCATACAGGACTGGAGCCAAAATCGGCGTGCTTTTCACGAAAAGCACGTTTCCAGGGCAATGTGGTTCTTGTCGGCCGTCCCGCTAGGCAGGCCGCCGGATCAGGCGAACTGGTCCAACATTCGGTCGAGGGCGGCATCCATCTTTTCGGGGGTCTCGTAGCTGCCGTCGGCGATCTGTCGCCTCAGTTCAGCCACTCGATCGATCCGAATTTCGCCGCCACCGGCCACTTGGCTGGTGCCGTCCAGGCGATTGATGCCTGTCGATGCGGCCGCGCTGGTGCTGGAAATGTCCAACTGATCCACCGGGGTGGCCGTTGGCTTACCCGTCGGTGCGGGCGGAGCCTGAGCCGGAGTGCGTTGGGCGCCGGAGGTCTGTTGGGTCGTAGAAACCCGAAAAGGGCCGTAAATCTGCATCGTGGAATTGCTCCCATCTGGGACTGGAACCTCCACCCACACGTTTCTTCCGCCCACCACAGGGGTGGACGTGTTTCCTTAACGTGCAAGATGGATGCGAAAGCGCAAGGGGCGACCGGGTCAGCACCAATCAAACCATCCTGGCTTGATTGCCGTCTAGACCGTTTCCGCATCGGTCACAAGCGCCGCTATCCTTGTCCCAGGATGCAATCCGTCAGCGAAAAGAGACTTTTCAGCGCGAAGCGGGCGGAAACAATGATCTCATCGTCGCCGTCACCACCACGCCTCCAGCTCTTTTTCTAAAAAGCATCACTCCCTGGGACACCGCAGAGAGTATCAGAGCCGTGAAACAGCAAGCAAGGTCAATAAATGACGCTGCAGAACGGACTTTGACGTGTTTTTGCCTTGCTAGCAAAATAAATGCCGTTGCTCCAAAGTTTTTTTTGGAAACGACCTGGCGGCCAAATGCTAGCGGATCGGCCCCGCCTCGGCCCAGTCCCGGCGATCTCACGGCCGAACGGTTGGTTTCGTCCGCCGCCGCGGCCCGGGTCTACCGGCCGGTTACCAAAGCCGTAGGACGCTGACCAAGTTGTGTCGTTGGTCGGTCCACAGGGGAGCATCGGCCAATGCGGAGACGTCGGCTGGCTGCCCCGTTTCTAGTTCGGGGGCACCCCAGATCGGGTCGTCTCGATCGCCCAGCAGCATCCAGGTGGCGTGCTGAGTGGACAGACGGGCGTCGCCCTCGCTGATGACGGCGCGGCTTTCGAGCCCCGCGTCGTGTGCCAGATGGTGGACCAGCGGTACCAGATCTAGGTGGTTGTTGGATACGTGGATGGCCAACACGCCGTTGGGGGCAAGCCGGTCGCGGTACAGTGCGATCGCTTCGCGAGTCAGCAGGTGGGCGGGGATCGCATCGCTGCTGAACGCGTCTAGCACCAACAGGTCGAATCGCTGGTCAGTCATTCGTTCCAACACCAGCCGGCCGTCCCCCAGATGAATCCGGCTGATGGCAGGGCTATGCGATAGAAACGAAAAGTGTTGGTTTGCGATCTCGACGACGTCGGGGTTGATTTCGATCATGTCGAATTGATCGGTTTCCCGACCGTACGATGCCAGCACGCCACATCCCAGGCCCACGACTCCCATGTGCATCGATGGTTGGGATTGCTGCATCGCCGCGATCAAACGTCCAATTCCGCTTTGACGTCCGTAGTAGGTGGTCGGTTCGTGGGCGCCTTCGCCGCTCCGCTGCATTCCGTGGATCGTGCTGCCGTGAACCAGCCGAATGCCAACATCGTCTCGAAGGACTTCCAAGGTGCCAAAGAAGTTGCGTTTGGACGTGATGGTTTCATCGCCGGGGGCCATTGCCATGCTGATCATCGGCAATGCCATCAACGCGACCGCACCAAAACGCAATCGATAGGCAACGGACCAGTCATAGTCGGTCCGCGACCAACCACGACAGGCGAAGAACAGCAGGAACGACAACGACGTGACCAGCGACAACATGAACGGCAATTCGATCGCGGTATTCAGCAGCATCGGGCAGGCTACCGCAACGATCAGCCCGCCGACGGCGCCGCCGGCCGATAGCAACGCGTAGTATTGGGTTAGGTCCGATGCGCTGGGTTTGGATCCGGCAACCTCGCCATGGCACAGCAGGCATACGCCAAGCAGCATCGTCATGTACATCGTGACTTCGACGACCAATTGCAAAGATCCCGGCAACATCGTTTTCGCCTGGATGCCCAAAATGGCAATCAAAGTCATCGCGGCGATCCACTTGGGTTTGTACCACTGTGGCGAATCGAAACAGATGATGAAACTGACCAGGTACAGACTTAGCGGCAGCACCCACAGGAATGGAATCACGGCCACGTCCTGGCAAACGTGATTGGTGACCACCAATAGCATCGTTGATGCCAACGCGGGCAGCGCGATCCAGATCAATCGCCGTTGCCAGCCGATGGCGGGGGATCGCTCGCCGCCGGTGTCTGATTGTGAACCGTTTTGCGTGTCGGTAACGGATTTTTGTTGTGCCGTGGAAACTCGAAACAATCCGATCGCGACGACGCCTTGCACCAGCACAAATCCACAGAACATCAGCGACCAAACCATCGATTGATTGGAAACCGACAAGACGGGTTCGACCAAGAATGGATAGCTAAGCAGCGCGACCAACGATCCGGCATTGGACAGTGCATACAAGCGATACACGCGGTCCGAATTGTCTTGATAGCTGAGCCACGCTTGGATCAGCGGGCCGGTGCTGGAAAGGACAAAGTACGGCAGTCCGACTTGCACCGTTAGCATCCACAGCAGATGCAGGATGGGAGATTCGTTGCCCATCGGTTTCCAGGCATCGGAGGGTTCGATCGGCAGAGTGAATGCGGCTGCGCACAACAACGACAGGTGAATGCAACCTTGCAGCCACGGTCGAAAGCAACTGCGCAGCACGTGCGCGTACAGGTAACCGCCGAACAGCAGAATCTGAAAAAACAGCATGCAGGTCGTCCACACCGCCGGGGTTCCACCGAACCAGGGCAGCACACACTTGCTGATCACCGGTTGGACTTGAAAAACCAGAAAGGCGCCCAGTAGCGTTGTGATCGCGAACCAGACGATCGAGATCGGTTGGCGTGTGATCGGTTGTGACGATAGCGAATGCCCGCAAACTGGTTGCCCGAATTCCGGTTTGGGGGGTGATGCTGGAAGTGACGATTCGGAGGTCATGAATAATCCCGTGCAAAGGTTGGACAGCGGTAAAATCTAGGTTACGAAGTGGGCTTGGGAACGTCGTCGCCACAATTCGGTCCGCCGGATGACCGATCGTGGGGCAGCCTGCTAGACTCTCTGCCCCCACCGCCTTCCCCTCGGCATCACCGCCTTCCGATCACGAGTATCTGATTTGTCGATTCAGTCCCCCCGCGACGAAGCCTCGATCAGGGTCCGGCAACGGGTCTACGTGGATGCCGGTCGGGCGGCCGTTTGGGGGTTGGGCGTCAACATGGTGCTGGTGGTTTTGAAGCTAGCCGGCGGAATTGTTTTGGGGTCCGCTGCGTTGATCGCGGATTCCGTCAACTCGATCGGCGATGTGGCCAGTGCGATTGCGGTGCGCGGTGCCCTTAGCGTTGCCCAGCGGGAAGAAGACGACGACCATCCCTATGGCCATACCAAAGCCGAATCGATCGCGGGGCTGTGCGTCGCGTTGTTGGTGACCTTTAGCGCGGGGCTGCTGGGGCTGGAAACGTTGAAGCGTTTCGGCGGCGAACTGCGAGTTCCCTCGGCCGCGGCCGGCGTGATCGCTGCGATCTGTGCGTTGGTCAAAGAGGTCATTTATCGGTACACGCAGCGTGTGGCCAAGCGATTGGATTCGTCGGCGTTGCGGGCAGCCGCCTGGGACCATCGCAGCGATGCCTGGGCATCTGCCGCCGTCGCGGTGTCGCTATTTTCGGCACCCTACGTCGGTACCGCGGCGCCGTATGTCGACCCGATCGCGGCGGTGTGCGTCTGCGTTCTTTTGGTCGTGACCGGAATCCGGATCTTTTCGTCGACGGCCCGCGAATTGATGGACCAGCAAGCCGGGGACGAGATTGTCGATCGGGTGCGTGAGATCGGCGGGCGAGTCGACGGTGTCCAAGACGTCGAAAAGCTAAGAGTTCGCAAAAGTGGTCTCGAGTATTTCATCGAGATCCACGTGCAGGTCGAAGGGCACATCACGGTTGCCGAAGGCCATCGGATCGGACACGATGTGAAAGATCATCTGTTGATCGAAATGCCACGGGTGCGAGACGTCCACGTCCACATCGAACCCTACGATCCCCGCCGGGGCTGACCCGGTGCCGCCTGCTTTGTAGCCATGGTCGATGGGGGATGGCGGACCGGGGAATCGAATCTCGGCCGCTTGTGATGCGGCCCGGTCGATCGTCGGCTGCATCGTGCAGTCTGTCTGTGCAGGCGAACTGTCTGTGCAGGCGAACTGTGGGGGGCGGCTATTTAGCGTTGGCCATCGCGGCCAATTGGACGGTCGCCCTGCCCTGCTCTTTTTCCAAATACGGACGCCCGAACTTCACGTTCACGTGATCCCAGGGCAATTTGTCCATCAATTCGTACTTTTCGTGGATGTGTTTGTCGGCATCGATACCGGCGTCGCTGATCGCATCCCACCAACGCTGTGGATCCATATGTTCGGTCCATCCGTCCATGCGGGCACCGCGCTGCCACGCCAACCGAATCGCTTTGCCCATCCGCCGATCACCACGGCTGAGCACGCCTTCCAGTAGGCTGGTTTCGATGTCGTGGCACTTGATCGCGACGCTGCGGATACGACGACGGGCACGCATGTATTGGTGTGCCCATTTGAAGTACTCGCGTCGCTGCATTCCGTTCCACTGGTAAGGCGTGTGCGCCTTGGGAACAAAGTTCGACACGCTGGCGGTGACTCGAGCAAAACGGCCGTTGACTTCTTTGCCGACGGTGGCGATCTGTTCGGCCAAGTCGACGATGCCTTCCAGGTCGACCGGGCGTTCCCCCGGCAATCCACACATGAAGTACAGTTTGACGCTGTCGAATCCGTTGGCAAAGGCAACGCGGCAACCTTCGATCAGGTCCGTGTTCTTGATCTTTTTGCGGATCTGTTCACGCATGTCATCGCGAGCCACCTCGGGAGCCAAGGTCATGCTGCGGCGTCGATCGCTGCCAAGCAGGATGGGGAGCGTCCGCAACTGATCGTTGACTCGCAGGCTGGGAACGCTGATGTTGACATTGTGCGGTTTGAAAACTTCGTGCATCCGATTGACCAGATGTTCGAAGTGCGGATAGTCGCTGCTGGACAGCGACAGGATGCTGATCTCGTTGTACCCGGTGTTCTGATAACTTTCCCAAGCGGCGTCGACAATCGTTTCGACTTCGCGGGTACGTAGCGGTCGTTTGATGACCGTGCTTTGACAGAATCGGCACAGGTGTGGACAGCCCCGCATGATCTCGACCGCGATCCGATCGTGCACGCATTCGATGTAGGGGACGATCGGTTGGGTTGGCAGCGGCATTCCGTCTAGGTCGCTGATCGTGCTAGGTGCAATCGTCTCGGGCACGTCATCCCGGTTGCGATGCAGGGCAACGATCCGGTCGTTGGCGTATTCGGGTTCATAGAAACGCGGGACGTAGGCACTGTCGATGGATTTCGCCACTACGGCCAGGGCTTCGGTGCGTTGGTCGCGGCCCTCTTGGCCGGTCGCGTAGGTTCCGTCGCTGCGGCGGTAGCTTTCTTTGAGGTCCATCCACAGATCGCAAACCGTCGGCAAAGTGGGTTCGCCGTCACCGATGATCAGGACGTCAAAGTAATCGGCCACGGGTTCAGGGTTCTGGCAGCAAGGGCCGCCGGCCAACAGCAGCGGATCGCCGATGCAGCGATCGGTGGATTCCAGCGGGATCCCACCTAGGTCGATCATCGTCAACACGTTTGGCGAACTGATTTCGTACTGCAACGACAGCCCGATCACATCAAATTCGGATAACGCGGTGAATGTTTCCAAGCTATACAGGGGAATGTCGTGCTTCCGCAGCAGCGATTCCATGTCTGGCCAGGGCGTGAAAACTCGCTCCGCACACCAGTCGTCGCGGCGGTTCATCAGAGAATACAGAACTTGCAGCCCATGGTGGCTCATCCCGATCGTGTACGCGTCGGGGAACCCCAGACACAGTTTGCCACGAACCTGGCGATGGTCTTTGACGACCGTGTTTCGTTCGCCGCCGACATACTGTGCGGGGGTTTGGACGTGAGGCCAAACGCGAGCTTCGAGTCGTTTTCGTCGTGAATGGTTGATCATGGCTAGTCAGGCACTCGGAGGCAGGTCGCGGGCGAATGGCGTTCTGGGCGTTAGTCGTTGGCGAGATTACATTAGAGTGTGTGCGACAAACGGCACTTGATGCAAGGCAAACTTACAAAGGACGGATGACGGTGAGTGAATTTGAAGTGGTCGGAAAAGTCGCTGATTTCGAAGACAACGTAGGCCAAGCGGTCCCGGTGGATGGACGGATGGTCGCGGTATTTCGCAAAGGCGACCAGTGGTACGCGATCGACGACCTGTGCCCCCACATGGGTGCATCATTGGCCGAAGGGCATGTCGAAGATCACAGCGTGACCTGCCCCTGGCATGCTTGGCGGTTTTGCATCAAAGACGGCACCTGGGAAGACAACCCGCGTGTCAAAGTCGACTCATTCGAGGTCAAGATCGACGGGGACGATGTGCTGGTGCGAGAAATTCCTAAGGTGGACGCGAAAGAAGACGAGAACGAGGACTGATCCAGCCCGCTGTGACGGCGGCGATTACCAGGTTTCGCCGCGCAGGCGTGCGATTTCCATCGCGTCCTTGTCGCCGCGTCCGGACAGGCAAACGACCAGGTGTTCTTTCGGCGACATATCGGCCGCCAAGGTCATGGCCCGAGCGATCGCGTGCGACGATTCTAGGGCCGCGATGATTCCTTCGCTGCGTGCCAATTTGTCGAACGCGTCCATGGCTGCGGAGTCATCGCATTCCAGATAGTCGACTCGGCCGGTGTCTTTCCAATAGCTGTGTTCGGGGCCCACACCGGGGTAGTCCAATCCAGCGCTCATGGAATGAACGTCGCAGGTTTGCCCGTCTTCGTCCTGCATCACATAGCTGTAACTGCCGTGCAGCACGCCGGGGCTGCCGAAAGTCAGCGGGGATGCATGGTCGCCGGGGTGGTGGCCGCGACCGCCTGCTTCGACACCCACCAACCGGACGCCCTCGTCTTCAATGAACGGATAGAACATGCCCGCCGCGTTCGATCCGCCGCCAACACAGGCAACAACACAATCGGGCAACCGGTCGAACGTGTCACAGCATTGTTCGCGAGTTTCGCGACCAATGATCGCTTGGAAATCGCGGACCATCATCGGGAACGGGTGCGGGCCGATCACGCTGCCGATGATGTAGTGCGTGTTTTCGACCGACGACATCCAGTCACGCATCGCTTCGTTGACCGCATCGCGAAGCGTCTTTGATCCACTTTCGACCGGGCAGATATTGGCCCCCATCAGCTTCATGCTGAAGACGTTCGGCTTTTGCCGGCGGATGTCTTCGGCACCCATGTAAACGGTGCATGGCAGGCCGAAGTGGGCGCATGCGGTGGCGCTGGCCACGCCATGCTGGCCGGCGCCGGTTTCGGCGATCACGCGGTTCTTTCCCATCCGCAGGGTCAGCAGTGCCTGGCCCAGGGTGTTGTTGATCTTGTGAGCCCCGGTGTGATTGAGGTCTTCGCGTTTGAGCCAGATTTGGGCGCCGCCAACCGCTTCGGTCATTCGTTTTGCGTGGTACAGCGGGCTGGGGCGACCGACAAAAGTCTTCAGCAGACCGCTCAATTCACGTTGGAATTCCGGGTCTTTTTTGGCTTTGTCATATTCCTCGGTCAACTGGTCCAGCGCCCGAGTCAAGGTTTCGGGGACGAAGCGACCGCCGAAATCGCCGAAGCGTCCGCGAGAGTCGGGGACGGCGGCCGAAGCGTGGGCGGTGGGGTTGGTCATGATGGGGGGCCGTGTCGGAGGGCAAATGGATCGGCAAACGAATCTTAGGCTGGGCAAGCCGAAATGGCTTCGAAACGCAACCTGCAATCACTGAACCTCGATTCTCGCTTGGACTTAACATTCGGTCAACGCGACGCCCCGCCAATCGGATCCCGCTTCCTGTGATTCGTTGGTCCGCCGTGGTGTCAATTGCTGCGGCACCCTCATTCGCGGTTTACCGGAGCGGGCGATTTGAAATTTGGCATTTCGGGGCATCCGACTTCCTCGAAGTCAGCCCACTAAGTGTCCGGCCCGGCATCCCTCGATTGCAGGCTGAGTGTATGGTGAGGATGCGTCGAAGGAGGTCCCGCGTTGCCTCCGCCTATCCGTCCATTCAAGCCGTCCTGAATACTTGTGCCTGAGCTTCCTGAAGTCGAAACGATGCGTCGCGGAGTCTTGCCGATCGTCGGTAGCCGCATTGAATCGGTCGAACGTCCGCCCTGTCTGCGGCGACCGATTTTGATGAAGCCGCGAATCGATGCGATCGATCGCCGTTTGCAGGGGAAACAGATCACCGATATCGGCCGCCGAGGCAAGCGGGTGATGGTCGGGATCGAGGACGGTCAGGTGATCGTGATCGAGCCGCGCATGACCGGATTGGTGCTGTTGGCCGATCCGCCGACGACCGATCACTTGCGTCTGCGGGTGACCCTGTCGGGTGGGCCCAGCGAGCAACTGTTGTTCTGGGACCGCCGCGGGTTGGGGACGGTGCGACTGCTGCGAGCCAACGAAATTGCCACGGTGGTCGATGCCAGGTTGGGCGTCGATGCGCTGCAGATCACGGCCGATCAGCTGCAAACCAAACTGCGTGCTAGTCGCCGACCGATCAAGGTTGCCCTGTTGGACCAATCCGCCGTGGCGGGCATTGGGAACTTGTACGCAGCCGAAATTCTGTACCTGGCCGGTGTCGATCCGCGGGCACGCTGCGACCGGTTGACCAAACCGCAGTGGAAGCGGATCCAGCAAGCGACCGGCGAAGTGCTGGAATTAGCCATCCAACACGAAGGCAGTACGCTTAGTGACGGGACCTATCGCAACGCTTTGAACGATGCCGGCGGGTACCAAAACTATCACCGTGTCTACGATCGGGCCGGCAAACCCTGCCGACGCTGCGATTCGGGCGACATCCAGCGGATTGTTCAGGGCCAACGGAGTACGTTTTTCTGCCCCGTTTGCCAGCGAAAAAGCGGACTTCACCCGAGCGTCCACGCCTAGCAAACCGCTTGTTTGGGTGGCGATACCGGGATTGCCGTTCGCATCGTTGCCGGCGGTCGATAGAATACGGGCACTCGATTTCGGGCGATCGCCCCCATGCCTTAGAGGATCCGATGACGTTACCACAGAACCGCCGCGACTGGCTGCGAACCGCCACGATGCTATCGGTAGCCGGGATCTCGGGATCATCGGCGATGGCAGCATCCGACGACCGACGCGGTCGTTGGGACGATTCGATCACCAAGGGGCTCGATTGGCTCAGCCGTACCCAGTCCTCACGCGGGCAATGGAACACGCAGGTTTATCCGACCGCGATGGCGTCGCTTGCCGGCACCGCGATGATCGCCAGTGGCAGCACCACCACGCAGGGGCCCTACGCCAAAGAACTGGCACGGGCATCCGACTTTCTGATCAGCAAGGCTCGTGGCAATGGATTGATCGGCGACCCGCAAACCGATTCTCGCTATACCTACGGTCACGGTTTTTCGATGCTGTTCCTGTCCCAGATTTTGGGCGAAGAGGGACTGCTGGACCGCCGTGAAGAATTGGTGGATGTGTTGACCAAGGCTGCGGAGTTCAGCGGGAACGCACAGACTGCTGCCGGTGGATGGGGATATGTTTCGGCTCGGGAAGGCAACGATTTCGACGAAGGGTCCACCACCATCACCCAAGTCCAAGGGTTGCGGGGATGTCGAAACGCCGGGATTCCGGTCAGCGCCAAAATCATCGACTCGGCCAAAGACTACATCTATGGCTGCAAGAATCCCGACGGTGGTATCAGCTATAGCAGTCGCCAAAAAGGCAGCAGTCGGCCCGCGATCACCGCCGCCGCATTGGCTGCGCTTTACAACGCCGGTGACTACGACAGCGAACATGTTCCCGAAATGCTGGAATACACCAAGGGCCAGCTCCACGACATCAGCGACGGTACCCGTGCGTTCGGGCACTGGCACTACACCTATCTGTACTACAGCCAAGTCGTCTATCGCCAAGGCGACGAACTTTGGAAACCTTTCCGCGATCGGCTATACGATCGGATCGTCAGCGAACAGCGTCCTGACGGGTTCTGGGAAGGCCAGATTCATCCGGTCTATGTGACCGCCTGCAACCTGATCATGATGCAGTTGGATCGCGGATACCTGCCGATCTACCAACGCTAAAGTCAGCCGACATCGGTCGGACGCTTAGCAGGCGATGACGATGACGGGAATCCAAAAAGGGACGGATCTTCGGCGAGATCCGATCCCCGACGTCT
Protein-coding regions in this window:
- the mutM gene encoding bifunctional DNA-formamidopyrimidine glycosylase/DNA-(apurinic or apyrimidinic site) lyase, whose translation is MPELPEVETMRRGVLPIVGSRIESVERPPCLRRPILMKPRIDAIDRRLQGKQITDIGRRGKRVMVGIEDGQVIVIEPRMTGLVLLADPPTTDHLRLRVTLSGGPSEQLLFWDRRGLGTVRLLRANEIATVVDARLGVDALQITADQLQTKLRASRRPIKVALLDQSAVAGIGNLYAAEILYLAGVDPRARCDRLTKPQWKRIQQATGEVLELAIQHEGSTLSDGTYRNALNDAGGYQNYHRVYDRAGKPCRRCDSGDIQRIVQGQRSTFFCPVCQRKSGLHPSVHA
- a CDS encoding prenyltransferase/squalene oxidase repeat-containing protein, coding for MAASDDRRGRWDDSITKGLDWLSRTQSSRGQWNTQVYPTAMASLAGTAMIASGSTTTQGPYAKELARASDFLISKARGNGLIGDPQTDSRYTYGHGFSMLFLSQILGEEGLLDRREELVDVLTKAAEFSGNAQTAAGGWGYVSAREGNDFDEGSTTITQVQGLRGCRNAGIPVSAKIIDSAKDYIYGCKNPDGGISYSSRQKGSSRPAITAAALAALYNAGDYDSEHVPEMLEYTKGQLHDISDGTRAFGHWHYTYLYYSQVVYRQGDELWKPFRDRLYDRIVSEQRPDGFWEGQIHPVYVTACNLIMMQLDRGYLPIYQR